A stretch of DNA from Methanoplanus endosymbiosus:
GCCCGTTACTTTTTGATAATATGTCACATTCAGAAGATAATTATATTCATATGCCGGCGCACTGCGAAAGGTCACAAAGACACAATAGCCGGAACAAAATATAACCTGACTGACAAATAACTAATCGGGAACTACGAGATCAGTCCTGACTCATCAGCCAGCTTTTATCCCTGTCATAATGCCTCTTAAAAATTACTGAAAGCAGGACGGCAGATACCGCGCACACAACTGCAATGGCCATGCTGTAATACGGGATCACACCAAATAAAGCGATAACCGAAAGAGCAGCAAGAAGTAATATGACATTGAGCATAATTGTCAGCTTGGCAAATTTCATCTTAAAAATCTGTTTTGCAGAATCATCCATTTAAGAATAATATGCCACCCATTCTAAAAGTACTTACGGCTTTGGATCAAAAACTTAACCTGTGAACTCTCCAGACCTGTTGGATAATACACTGAAAAATTCAGGCGCATCAGCATATGTCATCTATGCCTCATCCGAATCTCCGGATATGAGATATCTCACCGGATTTTCAGTCAGTGACCCTGTTGTATATATAAAAAAATCCGGAGAAGAAGGCCTGTTAATACTCCCGCAGATGGAAGTAGAAAGAGGCAGAAGGGAAGCAGAATGCCCCGTCATCAGCAGAGGAGATGCCGGATTTTTCAGGCATCTTGAAGACAAAACAGATCCAAAAGATGCGACTGCCGCAATGATTGCAGAAATTGCCGGAGGGGACATAATGGTTCCTGACGAATTTCCGATCTCACTTGCCAGAAAACTTGAAAATTTCTGCAAAGTTAACTTAGGAAGACCTGCAGTAGCAGAGATGCGGGCCGTTAAAAAAGCGGATGAGATAAAAAATATCAGGCATACACAGAGAGCAACAGAAGATGCAATAGGTTACGCTGCAGAGATAATCAGAAATGCCGCATCCGACAACGGAGAATTATATTACAATGACAATCCCCTCACCTCAGACATCCTGAGGGGCGAGATTCACTGCTACCTCATGAAAAGAGGATTTGAGGCACACGAGACCATAGTCGCCTGCGGAAAGGAGACATCAATGCCGCACAATACAGGAAGCGGCATATTGGTTGAGAACGAACCAATACTTATAGATCTCTTCCCGCGTGATACAAAGACCGGATATTACGCCGACATGACACGAACCTTTGTCAGGGGCGAACCTGACAGAGAACTCGTCCGGATGTACAATGCCGTAAAAGAGGCATGGAATCTCGGAAAGAAAAAAGCGAGAACCGGAATTTCCGGCAGTGAATTACACAATGCTGTAGTTTCATACTTTAAGTCACAGGGCTATGAATCCGGAAATGAAGGATTTACACACAGCCTGGGGCATGGAGTAGGGCTTGCAATCCATGAGATGCCCCCTGTATCACCAACAGATGCAGTTCTTAACACCGGAAATGTAGTAACAATCGAACCGGGATTATATTACAGCGATATCGGAGGAGTCAGACTTGAAGACATAGGGATGGTCTGTAAGAATTCTTTTGACTGCTTTACAGACTATCCTGCGGAGTTAATATTATGATAGAAGAAGAAATAAAGGAAAAATACCTGCTTGCCGGAAAAATAGCGTACAAATGCCTCACAGATGCAGCATCAAGGGTAAAACCGGGAGTCTCAATCGCAGAGATGGTTGAGGCAAGTGAAGACCAGATAATTGAAATGGGTGGTGAGATTGCATTTCCGCTGAATATATCAATCAATGCCGATGCAGCGCATGACACACCATCACCGGGAGACGGGAGAGTCTTTGAGAAGGGGGACCTCGTAAAGGTAGATCTCGGAGTTCACATAGACGGATATGTCGCAGATACTGCCAGAACAGTTGACCTTGGTGACAATGCACTGCTCGTTGAAGCCTCAAGGGAGGCCCTCAATACAGCAATAAGAATGGTAAAACCGGGAATTGTAACGGGCGAAATCGGTGCAGCAGTCCAGAATGAGATCGAAAAGAGAGGCTTTAAGCCGGTCTCAAACCTCACAGGGCATGGCCTTGGCCACTACATGCTTCACGGGGACCCGATGATCCCAAGTATTGCAATAAACGGCGGCACTACAATAGAGGAAGGCATGACCTTTGCAATAGAACCGTTCGCAACCACAGGATCAGGCCATGTATCAGAGTCATCCAGAGTAGAGATCTTTTCACAGATAGCAAAAAGACCTGTCAGAATGCCAGCCGCAAAAAAGCTGTACAAAGAAATAATAAAGATGAACAGCCTTCCTTTCGCGCGCAGACAATCCCACAGTGAGAAATTTGACATGGCACTGGCACAGCTGATCAGAAGCGGAGTGCTGCGCGGATACCCCGTCCTTCATGACATCAGTGGATCATTCGTATCACAGGCTGAACACACCATCATTGTAACTGAAGACGGATGCCTGGTAACCACAGCAGAGAATAACCAGGTATAAATAACCCGAAATACCGGACATAAATAATATAAAACATATGGATTATATCCGTCACTGCAATAAATAAGAAAAATAACTTTTTTAGAACCACTCTGCCGGAAAAACAGTCCGGGAAGGAGATGTCTGAAGAAAATAACATGCAGCAGGCAAAATCATGAGGCAGATCAGTATTGAGAAAAAACCCATATCCTAAGAAATAAAAAGCATTAAAAACCAATACGGGCAGAATTTTCGGCTAATTAACCATTAAAGATACTATTATCGCATTAAGACTATAACATTATATGTTACACGCATGTCCGAAGAAAAAAACTCCAGAATAATAGAAATACTAGAACTTCTCCTGACAGCGGAGTCGGTAAATAACTTTGAAGAACTGAATAAGACAGACCTGCCAAAAAAATACTGGAAAATGGCAGATAAAAACGGTTTATCACTGGATATTGAAAGACCGCTGATAATAAGCGAAACACTGATAAAAAATATTCTTGAGATTGACGGCTCATATGAAATTATAGAAAAAAATCCCTTTGTCAAATGTGATGAATTTGGAAAAAGGATGAATATAACCTCATTATCTCCGGCAGTAAAATGGTTTTACAAAAATACCGGAGATAAACACACCCTCTGCAACCCGGCTCTCTCCTTCCTGATGGAAAAAGAAGGAATTGACGGGGTATCATACAGCGCATCAAAGTCAGCATCACCCGATTACCTGAACTCAAAGGAGTACCTTGAGAAGAAGATTGAAGATCTGGTTGGTGATGATGAAGAGTTAAAAACCGCACGAAACCTGATAATCATCAGCTCTCCTGAAGAGATTGAAAATACAGTTGAAGATCTCGTATGCACCTGGAGGCAGACAGAGGCAATAAAAAAGATCAATATTGCCTTAAAAAACAGGGAATTTTTGAGGGAGAGAAAAATTTATGAGATTGGAAAACTTCTCTTTGTCGGCCCTCCGGGCACAGGCAAAACTTCCCTTGCGCTTGCAATGGCAAAAAAACTTGATATGCCCCTTCTTGAAGTCAGGCTTGCAATGGTAACCTCGCAGTATCTCGGTGAGACATCCAAAAATATCGACCGGATCTTTGACCTTGCAAGAAGGCTCTCGCCCTGCATACTCTTCATAGATGAATTTGACTTTGTAGCAAAGAGCAGAGTTACGGACGACAACGGGGCAATGAAAAGGGCAGTCAATATGCTCCTTAAAAATATTGACACCTTAAGTTTTGTGAGAAACGGTGTGCTGCTCATAGGCGCTACAAACCATCCGGGAATCCTTGATGAAGCGGCCTGGAGACGTTTTGATGATGTTGTAGAATTTCCTCTTCCGGATTATGAGAGAAGAAAAGAGATCCTCAAAAAGATCACGCAGAACCTCACCTGCCTATGTGATTATAACGAACTTGCATCCGAAACTGAAGGATTTTCCGGCTCAGATCTGAGAATAATGATAAAGGAGTCCCTGATTGCCGCCCTTATGCGTGACAGTTACGAGATGAATGAGAGTGACATTGATCAGGGGATGGAGATCATAAAAGGCAGAGACATAATCAGACAGAGCACATCAACATGAGAATTAAAATTCTGGGAACAGGAGATACCGTAGGTACACCCAGGGTAGGGTGTGACTGTAAAAACTGCCTTGAAGCTGTAAAATGCGGCACCGAGAGGCTCAGGACATCCATGCTTATCAGTTCAGAGGGAAAAAATGTGCTCATAGATACATCCCCGGATTTAAGGTATCAGCTCTTAAACTCAGGATCACCGCATATTGATGCAGTCCTCTGGACCCATGCACACTATGACCACATAGCCGGCTATAATGAGTTCTACAGAGTTCAGCATTTTCCGCCGGCATACGGACCAGAAGGTGTACTAAACGATGTATCCGACTTTTTCCATTTCTTAAAGATAGACAAAAACTATGTACAGCCATATGAACCGTTTGAATTATCCGGAGTAACCTACACATTCGGAGAAGTGTACCACCCTCCGGTTTACACCTGCGGCATACTAATGGAAGTAAACGGGAAAAAGATCGGTTATACAGCAGACACAGCAAAAAATATCCCGGAGAGAACAAAAGAACTCTTCAGAGACTGTGATATGCTGTTTCTTGACGCACTCATGCCCCCCGGCATCCACATTGGCAAGCATATGAATTATGATGAAGCCGGCGAACTTGCAGAAGAACTTGGGGCAAAAGAACACAGGTTTATTCATTTAAGCCACAGAATCCCCATTAACTGGAAACATATAGCAAAAGACGGTGAAATATACCGTTTTTAAAATATCCGGGAACAGGCCAAGACCAAAGATATATACTCAGATAAAAACCAAATATATGGCTATCTATGGAGATCAAAATTTTAGAGCTTAAAGAAGACCTCGTCCGGATTCTCTTTATCGGGGAAGGGCACACTTTCATGAATGCACTCTCTGACGAGATATTAAAAGATCCACAGGTGGATGTGGCAAATTATACAAGCAGATTTAAGTTTACAGACCCAATCCTGACTGTAACTGTAAAAGAGGGCGGAGATCCGGTGGAAGCAGTATTGAAAGCTGCCAGAAAAATCGGTGAAAACTGCGACAATCTCAAATCAGAGATAATAAAAGCCTGAATTAAGGCATATCAACTAAATTTCAAAGAGAGATTAACTTAAAACAGCTCAAAATAACTTAAAATTAAAAGTTACTTTAAAGCTGAAATATTTCCGGCAGAATTTCCGGATAAAATATTTTTTCCCCCCGGGACTTAAAATAAAAACAAACAGTTATCTAAAAAGTATTTTTGATATTGAGTAATATCAGACTCTTTCTGTAAAGGCAATAGAGCCTGCAACCCTTGTAATTTTCACCCTTACTTTCTGTCCCGGTTTTGCTTTGCTGACATACATCGTGTATTTGCCAATCTTTACAACACCGTCTCCCCTCTTGGAAAGGAACTGGATTTCAACGTCCATCTCTTTGCCTTCCTCGACATTGTTTGCAGGGTCAAATGCCTTTGACTTTCTCTTTCTGACAGGTCTGTGCCCTCCGCAGGCATCACAGCGGAGCATAAGAATACGGCCATCCTTTACAAGGCGCGTATCTGGTTTTCCGCATTCTGAGCATATAACATAATCCTCAGTATATTTTGATATCAGCCCGGCTATCTGACTCTGGTCAAACTTACCGTTAAATACGGCCCTTGAACCTTCAATCTTTCCGGCAGTACCGATTTCACCAAGCAGGTATTTCATCAGGTGATCCTGCTCGCGCCTCAGAGTGGACGCAATATCAGAAAAATTCTCAAGAATTGTGGTCTTGCCCTCAATATATACCCTGGCCGCAGGGACAGTGAAACGGCCTTCATCACCGGAGGTTTCTGTAATATTGCTGTATGCCTTATTTAAAAGTGCCTCATACGAATCAGTCATGTAATATATATTCGGGTGCATCTGTAATTAATACCTGTTTTTAAGGAAAGACAAAACAATAAAATTTGGCGAAATATGAAAAATGGAAAAATATTATTACTTTTAAGAGTCAGGATTTAATAAGCAGCCTGTAAATAATCGCGAAAAACTGATCCACCTTAGCACAGATAATAAAAAAACGGATGTAAAAAACCAATGTCCTCAGTTAAAAAAAAAGGCGCAGCATTATACAAACCACACACAATATCCAAGGACAAAATTATTCTGTTATTATCCGGAATATTATCCTTTTTAATCCTTACTTCAGAGATTAATCTCTACATATATGCAGACCCGCTTCAGTTCTATCTTGCCCACATATTCATATTTCCGGTAATACTCTTCTCCGTATTTATTCCGGAAAAAGGGTTCATACTCTCAGCAGGTACGGGATTTTGCTACCTGCTGGCATCA
This window harbors:
- a CDS encoding M24 family metallopeptidase; translated protein: MDNTLKNSGASAYVIYASSESPDMRYLTGFSVSDPVVYIKKSGEEGLLILPQMEVERGRREAECPVISRGDAGFFRHLEDKTDPKDATAAMIAEIAGGDIMVPDEFPISLARKLENFCKVNLGRPAVAEMRAVKKADEIKNIRHTQRATEDAIGYAAEIIRNAASDNGELYYNDNPLTSDILRGEIHCYLMKRGFEAHETIVACGKETSMPHNTGSGILVENEPILIDLFPRDTKTGYYADMTRTFVRGEPDRELVRMYNAVKEAWNLGKKKARTGISGSELHNAVVSYFKSQGYESGNEGFTHSLGHGVGLAIHEMPPVSPTDAVLNTGNVVTIEPGLYYSDIGGVRLEDIGMVCKNSFDCFTDYPAELIL
- the map gene encoding type II methionyl aminopeptidase; translation: MIEEEIKEKYLLAGKIAYKCLTDAASRVKPGVSIAEMVEASEDQIIEMGGEIAFPLNISINADAAHDTPSPGDGRVFEKGDLVKVDLGVHIDGYVADTARTVDLGDNALLVEASREALNTAIRMVKPGIVTGEIGAAVQNEIEKRGFKPVSNLTGHGLGHYMLHGDPMIPSIAINGGTTIEEGMTFAIEPFATTGSGHVSESSRVEIFSQIAKRPVRMPAAKKLYKEIIKMNSLPFARRQSHSEKFDMALAQLIRSGVLRGYPVLHDISGSFVSQAEHTIIVTEDGCLVTTAENNQV
- a CDS encoding ATP-binding protein, producing the protein MSEEKNSRIIEILELLLTAESVNNFEELNKTDLPKKYWKMADKNGLSLDIERPLIISETLIKNILEIDGSYEIIEKNPFVKCDEFGKRMNITSLSPAVKWFYKNTGDKHTLCNPALSFLMEKEGIDGVSYSASKSASPDYLNSKEYLEKKIEDLVGDDEELKTARNLIIISSPEEIENTVEDLVCTWRQTEAIKKINIALKNREFLRERKIYEIGKLLFVGPPGTGKTSLALAMAKKLDMPLLEVRLAMVTSQYLGETSKNIDRIFDLARRLSPCILFIDEFDFVAKSRVTDDNGAMKRAVNMLLKNIDTLSFVRNGVLLIGATNHPGILDEAAWRRFDDVVEFPLPDYERRKEILKKITQNLTCLCDYNELASETEGFSGSDLRIMIKESLIAALMRDSYEMNESDIDQGMEIIKGRDIIRQSTST
- a CDS encoding MBL fold metallo-hydrolase — encoded protein: MRIKILGTGDTVGTPRVGCDCKNCLEAVKCGTERLRTSMLISSEGKNVLIDTSPDLRYQLLNSGSPHIDAVLWTHAHYDHIAGYNEFYRVQHFPPAYGPEGVLNDVSDFFHFLKIDKNYVQPYEPFELSGVTYTFGEVYHPPVYTCGILMEVNGKKIGYTADTAKNIPERTKELFRDCDMLFLDALMPPGIHIGKHMNYDEAGELAEELGAKEHRFIHLSHRIPINWKHIAKDGEIYRF
- a CDS encoding DNA-directed RNA polymerase subunit L — its product is MEIKILELKEDLVRILFIGEGHTFMNALSDEILKDPQVDVANYTSRFKFTDPILTVTVKEGGDPVEAVLKAARKIGENCDNLKSEIIKA
- a CDS encoding translation initiation factor IF-2 subunit beta, with the translated sequence MTDSYEALLNKAYSNITETSGDEGRFTVPAARVYIEGKTTILENFSDIASTLRREQDHLMKYLLGEIGTAGKIEGSRAVFNGKFDQSQIAGLISKYTEDYVICSECGKPDTRLVKDGRILMLRCDACGGHRPVRKRKSKAFDPANNVEEGKEMDVEIQFLSKRGDGVVKIGKYTMYVSKAKPGQKVRVKITRVAGSIAFTERV